The proteins below come from a single Drosophila suzukii chromosome X, CBGP_Dsuzu_IsoJpt1.0, whole genome shotgun sequence genomic window:
- the LOC108015211 gene encoding ral GTPase-activating protein subunit beta isoform X16, giving the protein MYSEWASLSAQISANSCGAQCFSVLNKFPASAGREVVVSVVKQLGTNLGITQNAEPSHLVKDEEVKWCMDVICFGLSLPLQEHETIKDCVNVYCEWLTALHPQPRISVPKPICEDANLYARQIINHFHNLFVPRQGESADTIKRQAVLCHRVLRTLQQTAQISQLMDRQTWDTLLLFLLAINEILLAPPTVKDDVGDQLCERVLSVLFEVWLLACVRSFPSPSMWKTLQESCAMWRHRVALVDQWNRVNLALTARLLEFSYGPAFPQLKNADEDGQLIPIGMSNDCVAQTWYRFLRMIGNPTALCSPHIISKSSHFVQWALTHEKGAETHQHPCLQQLPQIFLNAMKGISSQVDAFLGLSKTSLIGLTGGGARNAISSSSGTTTSSTTSGAPASSTVAIGGSGGGAGTAAGPGIPGSTGTGAGGGSAPTPAPTTPTSTSGPPSASSSINSLPLTSMGAGVELAVARPKCNSILHVFHEWLFEAAHIGGDTWRQNRKKQACEASKRPSSMIMEHRKGSISLSQPNSLNDPQSLPPTLTIDKYESGRAEAIGTLCKIFCAKKTGEEILPVYLARFYMALQQCLKITESRECDETLASILLHSSDLFRLDLDGINVLLPGFIAALEIVLPDKDLKLKTQSMVFNRTELRRSAINILLSIMVLPLHYQTLPIRDLTSETSEKMFTFIQLKSRLMNILMNALQVETDAQNTHMLLGGLLLCVQDAVTFEETELGGGVNPTSISHNSSGLQHHEANLLSSDNAHALFVRATYLVCHRLISSWKTDLNVSLAALELLSGLARLHIRETDALECKRAVKWICDYICYQCSRPPPAHSKDLHSTIVAAFQCTAAWLMQHPYLLQDKDCLQTVLEVVELGISGTKSQSKGTDIPKFKDEKELKPASMRVRDAAENLLTIILEQVGYFPSECGPESISSLLDELALMKHCNSMVPAAAASSEQAIAKFKYFVTENSTILALLEEPLGNDQDPQPTVTLLIRGPFGRHAWTMQLRHLPRSKSGIKYHAVNPGRPIPMNDVTQRPECEQKNFPDGVDKVQPCVADYSIPTIEQMREQYGTASIRELESMLENQSIHEKLAWAEADTSADSLSHAQECVPPAVCHEFHAARLFLSHFGFLGFETRNPHNPAEALGNPPQRPLIVLDTKSTAFAADLDRLDKLSARTHDTVYVFYVKSGQTSAQQIIGNMAEEQAANHDPHFASMLQTLGWPVQVSEHSGWTGFAHNSWSLKGTPEEQQQLKSTANELLNYNGSQRVLYWADVCSEIAFVVPTTWNLRYNSDTGDGGSISSTDQMIGPSNVWARGETAGDGAAGLAKSKSRNLSLELDTSRRDAKEPVPPTRRKGNVTKPTLLAQAPAKIFLVWLESYEDYLNFPLEDVLAYTRTGEELHTLQLPRAADCHVIFVHSLLSGLLRVKLQGPPGRMSFATPLVDGMVLSRRVVGNLVRQTALNISRRRRLDNDNYQPPHVRRRLKVQDIVQKYKMDLSEAELLGHLFQRAI; this is encoded by the exons ATGTACTCCGAGTGGGCCTCGCTGTCCGCCCAAATCTCGGCCAACAGCTGCGGCGCCCAGTGCTTCAGCGTCCTCAACAAATTCCCCGCCTCCGCCGGACGCGAGGTGGTCGTCTCCGTGGTCAAGCAGCTGGGCACCAACCTCGGGATCACCCAGAACGCAGAGCCCAGCCACCTGGTCAAGGACGAGGAG GTAAAATGGTGCATGGACGTGATTTGCTTTGGACTCTCCCTCCCGCTGCAGGAGCACGAGACGATCAAGGACTGCGTGAACGTGTACTGCGAGTGGCTGACGGCCCTGCATCCGCAGCCCAGGATCAGTGTGCCCAAGCCGATCTGCGAGGACGCCAATCTCTATGCCCGCCAGATCATCAACCACTTCCACAACCTGTTTGTGCCGCGTCAGGGCGAAA GTGCCGACACCATTAAGCGGCAGGCAGTGCTCTGCCATCGGGTGCTGCGAACCCTCCAGCAGACTGCCCAGATATCGCAGCTGATGGACCGACAGACCTGGGACACGCTGCTCCTCTTCCTGCTGGCCATCAACGAGATCCTGCTGGCCCCGCCCACCGTCAAGGACGACGTGGGTGACCAGCTGTGCGAGCGGGTGCTCTCCGTGCTCTTCGAGGTCTGGCTGCTGGCCTGCGTGCGCAGCTTCCCCTCGCCCTCGATGTGGAAGACCCTGCAGGAATCGTGCGCCATGTGGCGACACCGCGTGGCCCTCGTGGACCAGTGGAACCGGGTGAATCTGGCCCTGACCGCTCGCCTGCTGGAGTTCAGCTATGGCCCTGCGTTTCCTCAGCTCAAAAATG CCGACGAGGATGGCCAGCTGATACCAATTGGTATGTCAAACGACTGTGTGGCCCAAACCTGGTACCGCTTCCTGCGGATGATTGGCAATCCCACGGCCCTGTGCTCACCGCACATCATCAGCAAATCATCGCACTTTGTGCAGTGGGCCTTGACCCACGAAAAGGGCGCCGAGACGCATCAACATCCCTGCTTGCAACAGCTGCCGCAGATCTTCCTCAATGCCATGAAGGGCATATCCAGCCAGGTGGACGCGTTCCTGG GCTTGAGCAAGACCTCGCTTATTGGCCTCACCGGCGGCGGAGCACGCAACGcgatcagcagcagcagcggcaccACCACCTCCAGCACCACCAGCGGTGCCCCCGCCTCCTCGACGGTCGCCATCGGTGGCTCTGGCGGCGGAGCGGGAACCGCCGCCGGCCCGGGAATCCCCGGCAGCACGGGAACGGGCGCGGGGGGCGGATCCGCTCCAACTCCGGCGCCCACAACACCCACGTCCACGTCGGGTCCGCCGTCGGCGAGCAGCAGCATCAACT CTCTGCCGCTGACTTCTATGGGAGCGGGCGTCGAGCTGGCCGTGGCCAGGCCCAAGTGCAACAGCATTCTCCACGTATTCCACGAGTGGCTCTTCGAGGCGGCGCACATCGGCGGCGACACTTGGCGGCAGAACCGCAAGA AGCAAGCATGCGAGGCCAGTAAGCGGCCGTCGTCGATGATCATGGAGCACCGCAAGGGATCGATTTCGCTGTCCCAGCCGAACTCCCTGAACGACCCGCAGTCGCTGCCGCCCACGCTGACCATCGACAAGTACGAGTCCGGCCGGGCGGAGGCCATTGGGACGTTGTGCAAGATCTTCTGCGCCAAGAAGACGGGCGAGGAGATCCTGCCCGTCTACCTGGCGCGCTTCTACATGGCGCTGCAGCAGTGCCTGAAGATCACTGAGTCGCGAGAGTGCGACGAGACGCTGGCCAGCATACTGCTTCACTCGAGCGACCTCTTCCGCCTGGACCTGGACGGGATCAATGTGCTGCTGCCGGGCTTCATTGCCGCCCTGGAGATCGTGCTGCCCGACAAGGACCTCAAGCTGAAGACCCAGTCGATGGTCTTTAATCGCACCGAGCTGCGCCGCTCGGCCATCAACATCCTGCTGTCCATCATGGTGCTGCCCCTGCACTACCAGACGCTTCCCATCCGGGATCTCACCAGCGAGACGAGCGAGAA AATGTTCACCTTCATTCAGCTGAAGTCGCGGCTCATGAACATCCTGATGAATGCCCTGCAGGTGGAGACGGATGCCCAAAACACGCACATGCTCCTGGGCGGCCTGCTGCTCTGCGTCCAGGATGCCGTCACCTTCGAGGAGACGGAACTGGGCGGCGGCGTTAATCCCACCAGTATCTCGCACAACTCCAGTGGTTTACAGCACCACGAGGCCAATCTGCTGAGTTCCG ACAATGCCCATGCCCTGTTTGTGCGCGCCACGTATTTGGTGTGTCATCGCCTGATCTCGTCGTGGAAGACGGATCTGAATGTTTCGCTGGCCGCCTTGGAGTTGCTATCTGGTTTGGCCAGGTTGCATATCCGGGAAACAG ACGCTCTAGAGTGCAAGCGGGCCGTGAAGTGGATCTGCGACTACATATGCTACCAGTGCTCCCGTCCGCCGCCGGCGCACAGCAAGGATCTGCACAGCACCATTGTGGCGGCCTTCCAGTGCACCGCCGCCTGGCTGATGCAGCATCCCTATCTGCTGCAGGACAAGGATTGCCTTCAAACGGTGCTCGAGGTGGTGGAGCTGGGCATTTCGGGGACGAAGAGCCAGAGCAAGGGCACCGACATACCCAAGTTCAAGGACGAAAAGGAGCTGAAGCCCGCCTCGATGAGGGTGCGAGATGCGGCCGAGAATCTGCTCACCATAATCCTGGAGCAGGTGGGCTACTTCCCCAGCGAGTGCGGCCCGGAGTCGATATCCTCGCTGCTGGACGAGCTGGCCCTCATGAAGCACTGCAACTCCATGGTGCCGGCGGCGGCGGCCAGCAGTGAGCAGGCCATTGCCAAGTTCAAGTACTTTGTCACCGAGAACTCCACCATACTGGCGCTGCTCGAGGAGCCGCTGGGTAATGACCAGGATCCGCAGCCCACAGTGACCT TGCTCATCCGTGGCCCCTTTGGCCGACATGCCTGGACCATGCAGTTGCGCCACCTGCCACGCAGCAAATCCGGCATTAAGTACCACGCCGTGAACCCCGGACGACCCATACCCATGAACGATGTGACCCAGCGGCCGGAGTGCGAGCAGAAGAACTTTCCAGACGGCGTGGACAAGGTGCAGCCCTGCGTGGCGGACTACTCCATACCCACCATCGAGCAAATGCGCGAGCAATACGGCACGGCGAGCATTCGGGAGCTGGAGTCGATGCTGGAGAACCAGAGCATCCACGAGAAACTGGCCTGGGCGGAGGCGGACACCAGCGCGGACAGTTTGTCGCACGCCCAGGAATGCGTGCCGCCGGCGGTGTGCCACGAGTTCCATGCGGCCCGTCTCTTCCTCTCGCACTTCGGATTCCTGGGATTCGAGACGCGGAATCCGCACAATCCGGCCGAGGCGCTGGGCAATCCGCCACAGCGACCGCTCATCGTGCTGGACACCAAGTCCACGGCCTTCGCCGCCGATCTGGATCGTCTGGACAAGCTGAGTGCGAGGACCCACGATACCGTCTATGTGTTCTACGTGAAG AGTGGTCAAACGAGTGCCCAGCAGATTATCGGCAACATGGCCGAGGAGCAGGCAGCCAACCACGATCCGCACTTTGCCAGCATGCTGCAGACACTGGGCTGGCCGGTCCAGGTGTCGGAGCACTCCGGCTGGACGGGCTTTGCGCACAACTCTTGGTCCCTCAAGGGAACGCcagaggagcagcagcagctgaaGTCCACTGCCAACGAACTACTGAACTACAATGGCTCGCAGCGGGTGCTCTACTGGGCGGATGTGTGCTCGGAAATCGCGTTCGTGGTGCCAACGACGTGGAATCTGCGCTACAATAGCGACACTGGCGATGGCGGGAGCATCTCGAGCACGGATCAAATGATTGGTCCCAGCAATGTGTGGGCACGCGGCGAGACAGCCGGCGATGGTGCGGCTGGGCTGGCCAAATCGAAGTCAAGGAATCTCAGCCTGGAGCTCGACACGAGCCGGCGGGACGCCAAGGAGCCAGTGCCGCCGACGCGGCGGAAGGGAAATGTGACGAAGCCCACACTGTTGGCCCAGGCGCCGGCCAAGATCTTTCTGGTGTGGCTCGAGAGCTACGAGGACTACCTGAACTTTCCCCTGGAGGATGTGCTGGCCTACACGCGCACCGGCGAGGAGCTGCACACGCTGCAGCTGCCCCGTGCGGCGGACTGTCACGTGATCTTCGTGCACTCGCTGCTCTCCGGCCTGCTGAGGGTGAAGCTGCAGGGTCCGCCGGGCAGGATGAGCTTCGCCACGCCCCTGGTCGATGGCATGGTGCTGAGCCGGCGGGTCGTCGGCAATCTGGTGCGCCAAACGGCACTGAACATATCACGTCGCCGGCGTCTGGACAATGACAA TTACCAACCGCCGCATGTGCGACGACGACTCAAGGTGCAGGACATTGTCCAGAAGTACAAAATGGATCTGAGCGAGGCCGAGCTGCTGGGCCACCTCTTCCAGCGTGCAATTTAG
- the LOC108015211 gene encoding ral GTPase-activating protein subunit beta isoform X10, whose product MYSEWASLSAQISANSCGAQCFSVLNKFPASAGREVVVSVVKQLGTNLGITQNAEPSHLVKDEEVKWCMDVICFGLSLPLQEHETIKDCVNVYCEWLTALHPQPRISVPKPICEDANLYARQIINHFHNLFVPRQGESADTIKRQAVLCHRVLRTLQQTAQISQLMDRQTWDTLLLFLLAINEILLAPPTVKDDVGDQLCERVLSVLFEVWLLACVRSFPSPSMWKTLQESCAMWRHRVALVDQWNRVNLALTARLLEFSYGPAFPQLKNADEDGQLIPIGMSNDCVAQTWYRFLRMIGNPTALCSPHIISKSSHFVQWALTHEKGAETHQHPCLQQLPQIFLNAMKGISSQVDAFLGLSKTSLIGLTGGGARNAISSSSGTTTSSTTSGAPASSTVAIGGSGGGAGTAAGPGIPGSTGTGAGGGSAPTPAPTTPTSTSGPPSASSSINSLPLTSMGAGVELAVARPKCNSILHVFHEWLFEAAHIGGDTWRQNRKKQACEASKRPSSMIMEHRKGSISLSQPNSLNDPQSLPPTLTIDKYESGRAEAIGTLCKIFCAKKTGEEILPVYLARFYMALQQCLKITESRECDETLASILLHSSDLFRLDLDGINVLLPGFIAALEIVLPDKDLKLKTQSMVFNRTELRRSAINILLSIMVLPLHYQTLPIRDLTSETSEKMFTFIQLKSRLMNILMNALQVETDAQNTHMLLGGLLLCVQDAVTFEETELGGGVNPTSISHNSSGLQHHEANLLSSACSERSASLVSAGTASLGGQTTTTMGAGSGSIRDTASAHDYPSLTISDDMSFEFGQELEGVTTYDNAHALFVRATYLVCHRLISSWKTDLNVSLAALELLSGLARLHIRETARKFTNDTLVKIYEASQNLTIISSDALECKRAVKWICDYICYQCSRPPPAHSKDLHSTIVAAFQCTAAWLMQHPYLLQDKDCLQTVLEVVELGISGTKSQSKGTDIPKFKDEKELKPASMRVRDAAENLLTIILEQVGYFPSECGPESISSLLDELALMKHCNSMVPAAAASSEQAIAKFKYFVTENSTILALLEEPLGNDQDPQPTVTLLIRGPFGRHAWTMQLRHLPRSKSGIKYHAVNPGRPIPMNDVTQRPECEQKNFPDGVDKVQPCVADYSIPTIEQMREQYGTASIRELESMLENQSIHEKLAWAEADTSADSLSHAQECVPPAVCHEFHAARLFLSHFGFLGFETRNPHNPAEALGNPPQRPLIVLDTKSTAFAADLDRLDKLSARTHDTVYVFYVKSGQTSAQQIIGNMAEEQAANHDPHFASMLQTLGWPVQVSEHSGWTGFAHNSWSLKGTPEEQQQLKSTANELLNYNGSQRVLYWADVCSEIAFVVPTTWNLRYNSDTGDGGSISSTDQMIGPSNVWARGETAGDGAAGLAKSKSRNLSLELDTSRRDAKEPVPPTRRKGNVTKPTLLAQAPAKIFLVWLESYEDYLNFPLEDVLAYTRTGEELHTLQLPRAADCHVIFVHSLLSGLLRVKLQGPPGRMSFATPLVDGMVLSRRVVGNLVRQTALNISRRRRLDNDNYQPPHVRRRLKVQDIVQKYKMDLSEAELLGHLFQRAI is encoded by the exons ATGTACTCCGAGTGGGCCTCGCTGTCCGCCCAAATCTCGGCCAACAGCTGCGGCGCCCAGTGCTTCAGCGTCCTCAACAAATTCCCCGCCTCCGCCGGACGCGAGGTGGTCGTCTCCGTGGTCAAGCAGCTGGGCACCAACCTCGGGATCACCCAGAACGCAGAGCCCAGCCACCTGGTCAAGGACGAGGAG GTAAAATGGTGCATGGACGTGATTTGCTTTGGACTCTCCCTCCCGCTGCAGGAGCACGAGACGATCAAGGACTGCGTGAACGTGTACTGCGAGTGGCTGACGGCCCTGCATCCGCAGCCCAGGATCAGTGTGCCCAAGCCGATCTGCGAGGACGCCAATCTCTATGCCCGCCAGATCATCAACCACTTCCACAACCTGTTTGTGCCGCGTCAGGGCGAAA GTGCCGACACCATTAAGCGGCAGGCAGTGCTCTGCCATCGGGTGCTGCGAACCCTCCAGCAGACTGCCCAGATATCGCAGCTGATGGACCGACAGACCTGGGACACGCTGCTCCTCTTCCTGCTGGCCATCAACGAGATCCTGCTGGCCCCGCCCACCGTCAAGGACGACGTGGGTGACCAGCTGTGCGAGCGGGTGCTCTCCGTGCTCTTCGAGGTCTGGCTGCTGGCCTGCGTGCGCAGCTTCCCCTCGCCCTCGATGTGGAAGACCCTGCAGGAATCGTGCGCCATGTGGCGACACCGCGTGGCCCTCGTGGACCAGTGGAACCGGGTGAATCTGGCCCTGACCGCTCGCCTGCTGGAGTTCAGCTATGGCCCTGCGTTTCCTCAGCTCAAAAATG CCGACGAGGATGGCCAGCTGATACCAATTGGTATGTCAAACGACTGTGTGGCCCAAACCTGGTACCGCTTCCTGCGGATGATTGGCAATCCCACGGCCCTGTGCTCACCGCACATCATCAGCAAATCATCGCACTTTGTGCAGTGGGCCTTGACCCACGAAAAGGGCGCCGAGACGCATCAACATCCCTGCTTGCAACAGCTGCCGCAGATCTTCCTCAATGCCATGAAGGGCATATCCAGCCAGGTGGACGCGTTCCTGG GCTTGAGCAAGACCTCGCTTATTGGCCTCACCGGCGGCGGAGCACGCAACGcgatcagcagcagcagcggcaccACCACCTCCAGCACCACCAGCGGTGCCCCCGCCTCCTCGACGGTCGCCATCGGTGGCTCTGGCGGCGGAGCGGGAACCGCCGCCGGCCCGGGAATCCCCGGCAGCACGGGAACGGGCGCGGGGGGCGGATCCGCTCCAACTCCGGCGCCCACAACACCCACGTCCACGTCGGGTCCGCCGTCGGCGAGCAGCAGCATCAACT CTCTGCCGCTGACTTCTATGGGAGCGGGCGTCGAGCTGGCCGTGGCCAGGCCCAAGTGCAACAGCATTCTCCACGTATTCCACGAGTGGCTCTTCGAGGCGGCGCACATCGGCGGCGACACTTGGCGGCAGAACCGCAAGA AGCAAGCATGCGAGGCCAGTAAGCGGCCGTCGTCGATGATCATGGAGCACCGCAAGGGATCGATTTCGCTGTCCCAGCCGAACTCCCTGAACGACCCGCAGTCGCTGCCGCCCACGCTGACCATCGACAAGTACGAGTCCGGCCGGGCGGAGGCCATTGGGACGTTGTGCAAGATCTTCTGCGCCAAGAAGACGGGCGAGGAGATCCTGCCCGTCTACCTGGCGCGCTTCTACATGGCGCTGCAGCAGTGCCTGAAGATCACTGAGTCGCGAGAGTGCGACGAGACGCTGGCCAGCATACTGCTTCACTCGAGCGACCTCTTCCGCCTGGACCTGGACGGGATCAATGTGCTGCTGCCGGGCTTCATTGCCGCCCTGGAGATCGTGCTGCCCGACAAGGACCTCAAGCTGAAGACCCAGTCGATGGTCTTTAATCGCACCGAGCTGCGCCGCTCGGCCATCAACATCCTGCTGTCCATCATGGTGCTGCCCCTGCACTACCAGACGCTTCCCATCCGGGATCTCACCAGCGAGACGAGCGAGAA AATGTTCACCTTCATTCAGCTGAAGTCGCGGCTCATGAACATCCTGATGAATGCCCTGCAGGTGGAGACGGATGCCCAAAACACGCACATGCTCCTGGGCGGCCTGCTGCTCTGCGTCCAGGATGCCGTCACCTTCGAGGAGACGGAACTGGGCGGCGGCGTTAATCCCACCAGTATCTCGCACAACTCCAGTGGTTTACAGCACCACGAGGCCAATCTGCTGAGTTCCG CGTGCTCGGAGCGTTCCGCCTCGCTGGTCAGCGCTGGCACGGCCAGCTTGGGCGGCCAGACGACGACCACCATGGGAGCGGGATCGGGCTCCATCCGCGACACCGCCTCCGCCCACGACTACCCCAGCCTGACCATTTCCGATGACATGTCATTCGAGTTCGGCCAGGAGCTGGAGGGGGTGACCACCTATG ACAATGCCCATGCCCTGTTTGTGCGCGCCACGTATTTGGTGTGTCATCGCCTGATCTCGTCGTGGAAGACGGATCTGAATGTTTCGCTGGCCGCCTTGGAGTTGCTATCTGGTTTGGCCAGGTTGCATATCCGGGAAACAG CCAGGAAATTTACAAATG ACACCTTAGTGAAAATATACGAAGCTAGTCAGAATCTAACGATAATCTCCTCAGACGCTCTAGAGTGCAAGCGGGCCGTGAAGTGGATCTGCGACTACATATGCTACCAGTGCTCCCGTCCGCCGCCGGCGCACAGCAAGGATCTGCACAGCACCATTGTGGCGGCCTTCCAGTGCACCGCCGCCTGGCTGATGCAGCATCCCTATCTGCTGCAGGACAAGGATTGCCTTCAAACGGTGCTCGAGGTGGTGGAGCTGGGCATTTCGGGGACGAAGAGCCAGAGCAAGGGCACCGACATACCCAAGTTCAAGGACGAAAAGGAGCTGAAGCCCGCCTCGATGAGGGTGCGAGATGCGGCCGAGAATCTGCTCACCATAATCCTGGAGCAGGTGGGCTACTTCCCCAGCGAGTGCGGCCCGGAGTCGATATCCTCGCTGCTGGACGAGCTGGCCCTCATGAAGCACTGCAACTCCATGGTGCCGGCGGCGGCGGCCAGCAGTGAGCAGGCCATTGCCAAGTTCAAGTACTTTGTCACCGAGAACTCCACCATACTGGCGCTGCTCGAGGAGCCGCTGGGTAATGACCAGGATCCGCAGCCCACAGTGACCT TGCTCATCCGTGGCCCCTTTGGCCGACATGCCTGGACCATGCAGTTGCGCCACCTGCCACGCAGCAAATCCGGCATTAAGTACCACGCCGTGAACCCCGGACGACCCATACCCATGAACGATGTGACCCAGCGGCCGGAGTGCGAGCAGAAGAACTTTCCAGACGGCGTGGACAAGGTGCAGCCCTGCGTGGCGGACTACTCCATACCCACCATCGAGCAAATGCGCGAGCAATACGGCACGGCGAGCATTCGGGAGCTGGAGTCGATGCTGGAGAACCAGAGCATCCACGAGAAACTGGCCTGGGCGGAGGCGGACACCAGCGCGGACAGTTTGTCGCACGCCCAGGAATGCGTGCCGCCGGCGGTGTGCCACGAGTTCCATGCGGCCCGTCTCTTCCTCTCGCACTTCGGATTCCTGGGATTCGAGACGCGGAATCCGCACAATCCGGCCGAGGCGCTGGGCAATCCGCCACAGCGACCGCTCATCGTGCTGGACACCAAGTCCACGGCCTTCGCCGCCGATCTGGATCGTCTGGACAAGCTGAGTGCGAGGACCCACGATACCGTCTATGTGTTCTACGTGAAG AGTGGTCAAACGAGTGCCCAGCAGATTATCGGCAACATGGCCGAGGAGCAGGCAGCCAACCACGATCCGCACTTTGCCAGCATGCTGCAGACACTGGGCTGGCCGGTCCAGGTGTCGGAGCACTCCGGCTGGACGGGCTTTGCGCACAACTCTTGGTCCCTCAAGGGAACGCcagaggagcagcagcagctgaaGTCCACTGCCAACGAACTACTGAACTACAATGGCTCGCAGCGGGTGCTCTACTGGGCGGATGTGTGCTCGGAAATCGCGTTCGTGGTGCCAACGACGTGGAATCTGCGCTACAATAGCGACACTGGCGATGGCGGGAGCATCTCGAGCACGGATCAAATGATTGGTCCCAGCAATGTGTGGGCACGCGGCGAGACAGCCGGCGATGGTGCGGCTGGGCTGGCCAAATCGAAGTCAAGGAATCTCAGCCTGGAGCTCGACACGAGCCGGCGGGACGCCAAGGAGCCAGTGCCGCCGACGCGGCGGAAGGGAAATGTGACGAAGCCCACACTGTTGGCCCAGGCGCCGGCCAAGATCTTTCTGGTGTGGCTCGAGAGCTACGAGGACTACCTGAACTTTCCCCTGGAGGATGTGCTGGCCTACACGCGCACCGGCGAGGAGCTGCACACGCTGCAGCTGCCCCGTGCGGCGGACTGTCACGTGATCTTCGTGCACTCGCTGCTCTCCGGCCTGCTGAGGGTGAAGCTGCAGGGTCCGCCGGGCAGGATGAGCTTCGCCACGCCCCTGGTCGATGGCATGGTGCTGAGCCGGCGGGTCGTCGGCAATCTGGTGCGCCAAACGGCACTGAACATATCACGTCGCCGGCGTCTGGACAATGACAA TTACCAACCGCCGCATGTGCGACGACGACTCAAGGTGCAGGACATTGTCCAGAAGTACAAAATGGATCTGAGCGAGGCCGAGCTGCTGGGCCACCTCTTCCAGCGTGCAATTTAG